A section of the Apodemus sylvaticus chromosome 10, mApoSyl1.1, whole genome shotgun sequence genome encodes:
- the Smyd4 gene encoding SET and MYND domain-containing protein 4 isoform X2 produces MMLPFSTEKKETENSKKRNTQALQCCTLRECLIQGLTPRTFHCAMPTALQLSSIWACLKDIVRAGMHGYPERLQPKMMVRKTECLVNLGRLQEARQTISDLESSLAAKPALGLSSPQALQRNVQHLKMKIQEKEILPESFPTALTSAFEDVTLGEENRQISGASLSVSLRTDPLKGRHLVATEDILPGEVLVKEDAFVSVLNPGEMPPPHHCLESKWDTRVTSGDLYCHRCLRHTLATVPCGSCSYAKYCSQECMQQAWDHYHSTECSLGGLLLTLGVFCHVALRMTLLARFEDVNRVVRMLWDKAGSKDACLPESKNLVKTFDCSNQEENEENSKIGEPPIPGCNVNGKYESNYNAVFSLLPHTEKHSPEHKFICAISVSALCRQLKAQTSPKLKAVTPGLCADLTVWGVAMLRHMLQLQCNAQAITSICHSGSNESIITNSRQVRLATGVFPVVSLLNHSCSPNTTVSFTSTVATIRAAQRIAKGQEILHCYGPHESRMGVAERRQRLSSQYFFDCSCPACHADTLRAAVAPRWEAFRCNTCRVLMQGNDVLSCSNESCTKSVSRDQLVSRLRDLQQQVGMAQKLLRNGKPEQAIQQLLGCREAAESFLSAEHTVLGEIEDGLAQAYATLGDWLRSAAHVRKSLQVVEARHGPSSVEIGHELFKLAQILFNGLAVPEALNAIRRAEKILLVHCGPESAEVRELQEMRSCLLGSPFVPAGPWV; encoded by the exons ATGATGCTCCCCTTTTCTACagagaagaaggaaacagaaaattccAAAAAAAGGAATACACAGGCGCTGCAGTGCTGTACTCTAAG GGAGTGTCTCATTCAAGGCCTAACACCGAGGACATTTCATTGTGCTATGCCAACCGCTCTGCAGCTCTCTTCCATCTGG gCATGTCTTAAAGACATAGTGAGAGCAGGTATGCATGGGTATCCCGAAAGACTGCAGCCCAAGATGATGGTGCGTAAGACAGAATGCCTGGTGAACCTGGGGAGACTCCAGGAAGCAAGACAGACCATCAGTGATCTTGAGAGCAGCCTTGCTGCCAAGCCAGCCCTGGGGCTTTCCTCTCCTCAGGCTCTGCAAAGGAATGTGCAGCATCTGAAAATGAAAATCCAAGAAAAGGAAATTCTCCCAGAATCCTTCCCTACAGCTCTCACCAGTGCCTTTGAGGATGTGACCCTGGGGGAAGAGAACAGACAGATTTCTGGGGCATCCCTCTCTGTCAGCTTACGCACAGACCCTTTGAAAGGCCGCCATCTAGTTGCCACAGAAGACATTCTCCCAGGAGAAGTCCTAGTGAAGGAAGATGCTTTTGTAAGTGTCCTTAACCCAGGAGAAATGCCACCACCGCATCATTGCCTAGAGAGCAAGTGGGACACCAGAGTTACCAGTGGAGACCTCTACTGTCACCGATGTCTGAGGCACACCTTGGCCACAGTACCTTGTGGCAGCTGCAGCTATGCCAAGTATTGCAGCCAGGAATGTATGCAGCAGGCGTGGGACCACTACCATAGCACGGAGTGTTCTCTAGGAGGGCTGCTCCTCACACTCGGGGTCttctgccatgttgccttgagaATGACTCTTTTAGCCAGATTTGAAGATGTTAACAGAGTTGTAAGGATGCTTTGGGACAAGGCTGGTAGTAAAGACGCCTGTTTACCTGAAAGCAAGAATCTGGTCAAGACATTTGATTGCTCAAATCaggaagagaatgaagagaaCAGCAAGATAGGTGAACCCCCAATTCCTGGATGCAATGTCAATGGGAAGTATGAAAGTAATTATAATGCTGTCTTCAGCCTTTTGCCCCATACTGAAAAACATAGCCCAGAACACAAATTCATCTGTGCCATCAGTGTCTCCGCACTGTGCAGACAGCTCAAAGCCCAAACATCCCCCAAGCTGAAAGCAGTGACTCCAGGGCTGTGTGCAGATTTGACTGTTTGGGGAGTAGCCATGCTTCGACACATGCTACAGCTGCAGTGTAACGCCCAGGCCATAACGTCCATATGTCACTCAG GGTCTAACGAGAGCATCATTACCAACAGCAGGCAGGTACGCCTTGCCACGGGCGTCTTCCCTGTGGTCAGCCTCCTGAACCACTCCTGCAGCCCCAACACCACTGTGTCCTTCACTAGCACCGTCGCCACCATCCGGGCAGCACAGAGGATCGCAAAAGGACAAGAGATTCTGCACTGCTATG GGCCTCATGAGAGCCGGATGGGTGTTGCGGAGAGGCGGCAGAGGCTGAGTTCTCAGTACTTCTTTGACTGCAGCTGTCCAGCCTGCCATGCTGACACACTGAGAGCAGCCGTAGCGCCTAGATGGGAAGCCTTCCGTTGTAACACTTGCAGAGTGCTCATGCAG GGAAATGATGTGCTGAGCTGTAGCAACGAATCTTGCACAAAATCTGTCAGCAGGGACCAGCTGGTCTCTCGCCTGCGGGACCTTCAGCAACAGGTTGGCATGGCCCAGAAGCTTCTCAGGAATGGCAAACCAG AGCAAGCCATTCAACAGTTGTTGGGGTGCCGGGAGGCTGCCGAGAGCTTCTTGTCCGCAGAGCACACCGTGCTGGGAGAAATCGAAGATGGCCTGGCACAGGCCTATGCTACCTTAG GGGACTGGCTACGGTCTGCTGCCCATGTCCGGAAGAGTCTCCAGGTGGTCGAAGCTCGCCATGGGCCATCCAGTGTTGAAATTGGCCATGAGCTCTTCAAACTGGCCCAAATCTTGTTCAATGG TTTGGCAGTGCCTGAGGCTCTGAATGCCATACGGAGGGCAGAAAAGATCCTGTTGGTGCACTGTGGCCCCGAGAGTGCCGAGGTGCGGGAGCTCCAGGAGATGAGGTCCTGCTTACTGGGCTCACCGTTCGTCCCTGCGGGGCCCTGGGTGTAG
- the Serpinf1 gene encoding pigment epithelium-derived factor, translated as MQALVLLLWTGALLGHGGSQNVPSSSEGSPVPDSTGEPVEEEDPFFKVPVNKLAAAVSNFGYDLYRLRSSASPTGNVLLSPLSVATALSALSLGAEQRTESVIHRALYYDLLSNPDLHSTYKELLASVTAPEKNFKSASRIVFERKLRVKSSFVAPLEKSYGTRPRILTGNPRTDLQDINNWVQAQMKGKLARSTREMPSGLSILLLSVAYFKGQWVTKFDSRKTTLQDFHLDEDRTVRVPMMSDPKAILRYGLDSDLNCKIAQLPLTGSTSIIFFLPLTVTQNLTMIEESLTSEFIHDIDRELKTIQAVLTVPKLKLSFEGEVTKSLQEMKLQSLFESPDFSKITGKPVKLTQVEHRAGIEWNEEGAGSSPTPGLQPVRLTFPLDYHLNQPFIFVLRDTDTGALLFIGRILDPSST; from the exons ATGCAGGCCCTGGTGCTACTCCTCTGGACTGGAGCCCTGCTTGGGCACGGCGGCAGTCAGAATGTCCCCAGCAGCTCTGAG GGTTCCCCAGTCCCTGACAGCACCGGGGAGCCAGTGGAGGAGGAAGACCCCTTCTTCAAGGTCCCTGTGAACAAGTTGGCAGCAGCTGTTTCCAATTTCGGCTACGATCTGTACCGCCTGAGATCCAGTGCCAGCCCAACGGGCAACGTTCTGCTGTCTCCACTCAGCGTGGCCACAGCCCTCTCAGCCCTTTCTCTGG GAGCTGAACAGCGGACGGAGTCTGTCATTCACCGGGCTCTCTACTACGACCTGCTCAGCAACCCTGACCTCCACAGCACCTACAAGGAACTCCTTGCCTCTGTTACTGCCcctgagaagaacttcaagagtGCTTCCAGGATTGTGTTTGAGAGGA AACTTCGAGTAAAATCCAGCTTTGTTGCCCCTCTGGAGAAGTCATATGGGACCAGGCCCCGAATCCTCACTGGCAACCCTCGCACAGACCTTCAGGACATTAACAACTGGGTGCAGGCCCAGATGAAAGGGAAGCTTGCACGGTCCACAAGGGAAATGCCCAGTGGCCTCAGCATCCTCCTCCTCAGCGTGGCTTACTTCAAGG GGCAGTGGGTAACCAAGTTTGACTCGAGAAAGACGACCCTCCAGGATTTTCATTTGGACGAGGACAGGACTGTGAGAGTCCCCATGATGTCAGACCCCAAGGCCATCTTGCGATATGGCTTGGACTCTGATCTCAACTGCAAG ATTGCCCAGCTGCCCCTGACAGGAAGCACGAGCATCATCTTCTTCCTGCCCCTGACGGTGACCCAGAACCTGACCATGATAGAGGAGAGCCTCACCTCCGAATTCATTCACGATATTGACCGGGAACTGAAGACCATCCAAGCTGTGCTGACTGTCCCCAAGCTGAAGCTGAGCTTCGAAGGCGAAGTTACCAAGTCTCTGCAAGAGATGA AGCTACAGTCCTTGTTTGAGTCACCCGATTTCAGCAAGATTACAGGCAAACCTGTGAAGCTCACCCAAGTGGAACACAGGGCTGGGATCGAGTGGAatgaggagggggcagggagcagCCCCACCCCTGGCCTCCAGCCTGTCCGCCTCACCTTCCCGCTGGACTACCACCTTAACCAACCTTTCATCTTTGTCCTGAGGGACACGGACACAGGGGCCCTCCTCTTCATAGGCAGAATCCTAGACCCCAGTAGCACTTAA
- the Smyd4 gene encoding SET and MYND domain-containing protein 4 isoform X1: MDLPVDGWKSYLLEKWALLPKSVQVTVSTAETLSDIFLHCSSLLQPEDEMFLKRLSSSYSVEKDYDAPLFYREEGNRKFQKKEYTGAAVLYSKGVSHSRPNTEDISLCYANRSAALFHLGQYEACLKDIVRAGMHGYPERLQPKMMVRKTECLVNLGRLQEARQTISDLESSLAAKPALGLSSPQALQRNVQHLKMKIQEKEILPESFPTALTSAFEDVTLGEENRQISGASLSVSLRTDPLKGRHLVATEDILPGEVLVKEDAFVSVLNPGEMPPPHHCLESKWDTRVTSGDLYCHRCLRHTLATVPCGSCSYAKYCSQECMQQAWDHYHSTECSLGGLLLTLGVFCHVALRMTLLARFEDVNRVVRMLWDKAGSKDACLPESKNLVKTFDCSNQEENEENSKIGEPPIPGCNVNGKYESNYNAVFSLLPHTEKHSPEHKFICAISVSALCRQLKAQTSPKLKAVTPGLCADLTVWGVAMLRHMLQLQCNAQAITSICHSGSNESIITNSRQVRLATGVFPVVSLLNHSCSPNTTVSFTSTVATIRAAQRIAKGQEILHCYGPHESRMGVAERRQRLSSQYFFDCSCPACHADTLRAAVAPRWEAFRCNTCRVLMQGNDVLSCSNESCTKSVSRDQLVSRLRDLQQQVGMAQKLLRNGKPEQAIQQLLGCREAAESFLSAEHTVLGEIEDGLAQAYATLGDWLRSAAHVRKSLQVVEARHGPSSVEIGHELFKLAQILFNGLAVPEALNAIRRAEKILLVHCGPESAEVRELQEMRSCLLGSPFVPAGPWV, encoded by the exons ACCTGAGGATGAGATGTTTTTGAAGCGACTTTCTAGTAGTTACTCGGTGGAAAAGGACTATGATGCTCCCCTTTTCTACagagaagaaggaaacagaaaattccAAAAAAAGGAATACACAGGCGCTGCAGTGCTGTACTCTAAG GGAGTGTCTCATTCAAGGCCTAACACCGAGGACATTTCATTGTGCTATGCCAACCGCTCTGCAGCTCTCTTCCATCTGGGTCAGTATGAA gCATGTCTTAAAGACATAGTGAGAGCAGGTATGCATGGGTATCCCGAAAGACTGCAGCCCAAGATGATGGTGCGTAAGACAGAATGCCTGGTGAACCTGGGGAGACTCCAGGAAGCAAGACAGACCATCAGTGATCTTGAGAGCAGCCTTGCTGCCAAGCCAGCCCTGGGGCTTTCCTCTCCTCAGGCTCTGCAAAGGAATGTGCAGCATCTGAAAATGAAAATCCAAGAAAAGGAAATTCTCCCAGAATCCTTCCCTACAGCTCTCACCAGTGCCTTTGAGGATGTGACCCTGGGGGAAGAGAACAGACAGATTTCTGGGGCATCCCTCTCTGTCAGCTTACGCACAGACCCTTTGAAAGGCCGCCATCTAGTTGCCACAGAAGACATTCTCCCAGGAGAAGTCCTAGTGAAGGAAGATGCTTTTGTAAGTGTCCTTAACCCAGGAGAAATGCCACCACCGCATCATTGCCTAGAGAGCAAGTGGGACACCAGAGTTACCAGTGGAGACCTCTACTGTCACCGATGTCTGAGGCACACCTTGGCCACAGTACCTTGTGGCAGCTGCAGCTATGCCAAGTATTGCAGCCAGGAATGTATGCAGCAGGCGTGGGACCACTACCATAGCACGGAGTGTTCTCTAGGAGGGCTGCTCCTCACACTCGGGGTCttctgccatgttgccttgagaATGACTCTTTTAGCCAGATTTGAAGATGTTAACAGAGTTGTAAGGATGCTTTGGGACAAGGCTGGTAGTAAAGACGCCTGTTTACCTGAAAGCAAGAATCTGGTCAAGACATTTGATTGCTCAAATCaggaagagaatgaagagaaCAGCAAGATAGGTGAACCCCCAATTCCTGGATGCAATGTCAATGGGAAGTATGAAAGTAATTATAATGCTGTCTTCAGCCTTTTGCCCCATACTGAAAAACATAGCCCAGAACACAAATTCATCTGTGCCATCAGTGTCTCCGCACTGTGCAGACAGCTCAAAGCCCAAACATCCCCCAAGCTGAAAGCAGTGACTCCAGGGCTGTGTGCAGATTTGACTGTTTGGGGAGTAGCCATGCTTCGACACATGCTACAGCTGCAGTGTAACGCCCAGGCCATAACGTCCATATGTCACTCAG GGTCTAACGAGAGCATCATTACCAACAGCAGGCAGGTACGCCTTGCCACGGGCGTCTTCCCTGTGGTCAGCCTCCTGAACCACTCCTGCAGCCCCAACACCACTGTGTCCTTCACTAGCACCGTCGCCACCATCCGGGCAGCACAGAGGATCGCAAAAGGACAAGAGATTCTGCACTGCTATG GGCCTCATGAGAGCCGGATGGGTGTTGCGGAGAGGCGGCAGAGGCTGAGTTCTCAGTACTTCTTTGACTGCAGCTGTCCAGCCTGCCATGCTGACACACTGAGAGCAGCCGTAGCGCCTAGATGGGAAGCCTTCCGTTGTAACACTTGCAGAGTGCTCATGCAG GGAAATGATGTGCTGAGCTGTAGCAACGAATCTTGCACAAAATCTGTCAGCAGGGACCAGCTGGTCTCTCGCCTGCGGGACCTTCAGCAACAGGTTGGCATGGCCCAGAAGCTTCTCAGGAATGGCAAACCAG AGCAAGCCATTCAACAGTTGTTGGGGTGCCGGGAGGCTGCCGAGAGCTTCTTGTCCGCAGAGCACACCGTGCTGGGAGAAATCGAAGATGGCCTGGCACAGGCCTATGCTACCTTAG GGGACTGGCTACGGTCTGCTGCCCATGTCCGGAAGAGTCTCCAGGTGGTCGAAGCTCGCCATGGGCCATCCAGTGTTGAAATTGGCCATGAGCTCTTCAAACTGGCCCAAATCTTGTTCAATGG TTTGGCAGTGCCTGAGGCTCTGAATGCCATACGGAGGGCAGAAAAGATCCTGTTGGTGCACTGTGGCCCCGAGAGTGCCGAGGTGCGGGAGCTCCAGGAGATGAGGTCCTGCTTACTGGGCTCACCGTTCGTCCCTGCGGGGCCCTGGGTGTAG